The window GCGGAACGACGTGTGGGCGCCGTCGTCATCACCCGCCTGGACCGACAGGTAGGCGATCTGCAGGTCGCTCATCGATTCCAGTTCGCCCGTTGCCCGCGCTTGCTGCAATCGCTCGCGCGCAGTTCGGCGCTGACCGATCGCCGCATACAGGCTGGCCTCCTCGTAAGCGGGCAAGCTGCCCAGTGCCAAGGCCTGGGTAAAGTCCTTGCGAGCCCCGGCATCGTCCCCCGATTGCTGACGCAGACGACCACGCTGGGCCAACAGTTGCGCGTCATCGGCATTGAACTTGAGGCCGTCGTTGGCTGCGGTGATGGCTTCGGGGAAGCGTTTCTGCTCACTCAGGGCGCTGACCAACAGACGTCGGTAGGCCGGATTTTCCGGTGCGCGATCAATGGCTACCTTCGCCAGGGCAACTGCCGTCTCGGGGGCCTTGCGGGCCAACGCCGCGTAGGCCTGGGAGGCCATGTCGGTTCCCCCGTCGCGCCGGTTGCCCGGCCAGATATTGCAGACCAGGCCGAAGGCACTTTCCTGACAGTTCAATGCGGGTGCCGGAAAGAGGGCGACAGCGTTCAAGCCGTTGTTTTTCTGCCGCAACGCCATTCGCGCGGCAGTCCGTCGGCGGGCCAGTTCGCCGCTGTCATCGTCGGTCAGTGGCTGCAAATGATCGAGCGCCTGCTGCGGCTCGCCATGGGCCAACGCGGTGTCGGCGGCGAAAAACCGAATGTGGCGGGTTTCCGCTTTCGGCAGGCCATCGACGGCCAGCGCGTGATTCAGGTCAGCCTGGGCTAACCGGGTTTTGCCCTGGCGGTCGAGGGCGTAGCTGCGCAAAATCCACGGCGCAATGTCCCCATCGTTCTGTGCCAATGCAGCCGACGCAGCCTGTTCGGCGCCGTGGTAATCCTTGCCAGCCAGCAGCGCACTGATCAGCAGTTGCTGATTGGCACTGATCTCGGGCGCCCAGGCGACGGCTTTCCTGGCCTGGTCAACGGCCAAGGTCACATTGCCTTGCTCCAGGGCGTGATACCCCTGTACCGCCAGCGGCGCCGCCAGTTGACGACGAATCGCTTCACGGCGCAGCAGCAAAGTCTCGTCGTCCGGGAACATCGCCAGTGCCTGGGTGGTGGCCTGATCCGCTTCTTGCAGATGCTGTTGACGCTGCAAGGACTCGATTAGCAGCAGCCGATAATCCATGCGTTTCGGCGCCTGGGCGACAGCGGTGCGTGCCGCCTGGGCAGCCGCGCCGAAGTCATCGCGATCATAGGCCTTGAACGCCTTTGCCGCGGCGCCGAAGCCCGGGGCTTGGCGCGACTGTGGGTAGCGTTTGGGATGATCCCGCAGATCCTTGTCGCGCTGGGCCAAGGTAATCAGCGTGTTCAAACGGGTGATATCGGCCCGCTGACGCAACGCCTCGCGGGCCTTGGCAATGGCCAGGTCGTAGTCTTTGCGTTCGTAAGCGCTATAGGCCTCGTTGGCCGTGACATAGGCCGGGCCGGTCAACGGCAATGGCAGCGTCTCGGCAGGCGCAACGGCGGGTATCAGGCACAGTCCCGTGGCCATTAGGGTCAGGAAGGGACGGTTCATGCCGGAAGTTCCTCAGGGTAGTGGCTGTGCTGACGGGCCACGGCCTTTTCGATGGTGGAGCGGGGCAACACGCCGCTGTCGACCAGATAGTCGCCGATGCGTCCGTGATGCTGTGGGCGGTACTGCAACATGGCGCGACTGAACACGTCGCGATCCAGTAGCCCCATTTCGATCAGCAGGTCACCC of the Pseudomonas frederiksbergensis genome contains:
- a CDS encoding NfrA family protein, which encodes MNRPFLTLMATGLCLIPAVAPAETLPLPLTGPAYVTANEAYSAYERKDYDLAIAKAREALRQRADITRLNTLITLAQRDKDLRDHPKRYPQSRQAPGFGAAAKAFKAYDRDDFGAAAQAARTAVAQAPKRMDYRLLLIESLQRQQHLQEADQATTQALAMFPDDETLLLRREAIRRQLAAPLAVQGYHALEQGNVTLAVDQARKAVAWAPEISANQQLLISALLAGKDYHGAEQAASAALAQNDGDIAPWILRSYALDRQGKTRLAQADLNHALAVDGLPKAETRHIRFFAADTALAHGEPQQALDHLQPLTDDDSGELARRRTAARMALRQKNNGLNAVALFPAPALNCQESAFGLVCNIWPGNRRDGGTDMASQAYAALARKAPETAVALAKVAIDRAPENPAYRRLLVSALSEQKRFPEAITAANDGLKFNADDAQLLAQRGRLRQQSGDDAGARKDFTQALALGSLPAYEEASLYAAIGQRRTARERLQQARATGELESMSDLQIAYLSVQAGDDDGAHTSFRNADADNRLTPTATQDAAYTAMRVNDDEQAVSYFKRVIDAQASGERDMSAQQLFDTRRAVADVSRTWGLTSTTSYRGNNSSSGLSSAPSGGSSNDSLQNSTELSWRPLGYRNARFVELYGRVTDTLWSKNGDSDTGFDALQGAVGVRVKPFTSLNVMAAVERTFPLGSSDIDGDWLVRLGYGSSIGTDLRVDASSWWTSQLFAEAGHYINDSRDYFNSEWQVGRSYAMGGAGSRWVSFPHVVAAFDYDSKMNSGTDADGSTDSSSGKAGGVGVGNNVRYWFREDAYNAPRSYVDFSLQYRVKVLGDDRAQGVFGRLTYSY